The DNA sequence ATCCTGCGCTGGGACGACTGGGCCGCCTCCGCGGTCGCCGCGCCCCTCGTTCCCGGCCACGAGTTCTACGGCGAGGTCGTCGAGGTCGGCTCGCTCGTCCACGACGTGGAGGTCGGCGACAGGGTCTCCGGCGAGGGCCACATCGTCTGCGGCACCTGCCGCAACTGCCGCGCCGGCCGCCGCCAGATGTGCATCCGCACGCAGGGCGTGGGCGTGCAGCGCGACGGCGCGTTCGCCGAGTACCTCGTCCTCCCCGCGACGAACGTGTGGGTGCACCACAACGGCATCGAGCCGGAGGTCGGCGCCCTGTTCGACCCGCTCGGCAACGCCGTGCATACCGCGCTGGCGTTCCCGGTCGTCGGGGAGGACGTGCTGGTCACCGGCTGCGGCCCGATCGGGCTGATGGCCATCGCCGTCGCCCGCCACGTCGGCGCCCGTTTCATCGTCGGCACCGACGTCAGCGCGCAGCGCCTGGAGCTGGCCACGGGCATGGGCGCGGACTTCACCGTCGACGTCTCGAAGCACGACATCCGGGAGGCCCAGCGGGCGCTCGGGATGCGCGAGGGCTTCGACGTCGGCTTCGAGATGAGCGGCGCCCCCACCGCGCTGCCCTCGATGATCGAGAACATGAACCACGGTGGCCGGATCGCCATGCTCGGCCTCCCCTCGCAGCAGATCGCGATCGACTGGGGCATCGTCGTGACCCACATGCTCACGCTGAAGGGCATCTACGGCCGCGAGATGTTCGAGACCTGGAACGCGATGGGCGCGATGCTGCAGACGTCGAAGCCCCTGCACGACTCCATCGCCTCGATCGTGTCCGACCGGTTCCCCGCCCGCGACTGGGAGAAGGGGTTCGCCGCTGCGGCCGCGGCCGGCGGCGGCAAGGTCATCCTCGACTGGACGGAGGTCTGATGTACGGGACGTTTCGCGACCACCTGGCGGCGCAGCTGGCGGAGATCGAGGAGGCCGGGCTCACCAAGCGCGAGCGCAGCATCCACGGTCCGCAGGCCGCGCTGATCACCGCGGACGGCGCCGAGGTGCTGAACTTCTGCGCCAACAACTACCTCGGCCTCGCCGACCATCCCGCCCTCCGCGACGCGGCGAAGTCCGCGCTCGACGAGTGGGGCTACGGGATGGCGAGCGTGCGCTTCATCTGCGGGACGCAGGAGCAGCACCTCGAACTGGAGCGCCGCGTCTCGGCGTTCCTCGGCACCGAGGCGACCATCCTGTTCTCGTCGTGCTTCGACGCCAACGGCGGCGTTTTCGAGACCCTGTTCTCGGCGGAGGACGCGATCGTCTCCGACGAGCTCAACCACGCCTCGATCATCGACGGAATCCGGCTGTCGAAGGCGCAGCGGTTCCGCTACAAGAACCGCGACATGGACGACCTCCGCGCCCAGCTCACGGCGGCGAAGGACGCCGGCGCGCGGTACACGGTCATCGTCACCGACGGCGTGTTCTCGATGGACGGCTACATCGCCCCGCTCCGCGAGATCTGCGACCTGGCCGACGAGTTCGGCGCCCTGGTCTTCGTGGACGACTCGCACGCCGTCGGCTTCGTCGGCGAGCACGGCCGCGGCACGCCGGAGTTCTGCGGCGTCGCCGACCGCGTCGACATCTACACCGGCACCTTCGGCAAGGCGCTCGGCGGCGCGTCGGGAGGCTACGTCTCCTCGCGCCAGGAGGTCGTCGACCTGCTGCGCCAGCGCGCCCGCCCCTACCTGTTCTCGAACACGCTCGCGCCGTCGATCGTCGCCGGCACGCTGGCCGCGCTCGACCTGCTGGAGCAGTCGGACGACCTGCGCGCGCAGCTCGTGGGCAACGCGGTGCTGTTCCGCGAGCTGATGACGGAGGCCGGCTTCGACCTCCTGCCCGGCCAGCACCCGATCGTGCCCGTCATGTTCGGCGACGCCGCGCTCACCGCGCGGATCGCGGACGAGATGCAGAAGCACGGTGTCTACGTCACCGCGTTCTCGTTCCCGGTGGTGCCGCGCGGCAAGGCGCGCATCCGCGTGCAGCTCTCGGCGGCGCACACCGACGAGGAGATCCACCGCTGCGTCGACGCGTTCACTGCTGCCCGGGACGCGGTCGCGGGCTGACGTTTCGTGCCGAATGTCGCGTTACGCAGCGCGTAACGCGACATTCAGCACGAATCGCGGTGCTGACATTCGTCACGAATCGCTCGAATAGCGGCGCGTAACGCGACATTCGTCACGAATCGCGGCTGCTGACGGGGCCCGGTCAGACAGCGTCGACCCGGAGTCGGCGCCCGCGACGGAAGAACAGCAGCAGCTGCGCGCCCAGGAACACCGCGAGCACGCTGAGGTCGGCCATCGCCACCGTGCCCGCCACGGCCGCCGCCTGCGTCAGGCCGCACGCGCGCGCGTCCTGGTCGGGGGAGCACAGGAAGCGGTCGGCCTGCGCCGGCACCGCTCCGGACGTCACCCAGCCGCCGATGAGCTGGTTGTAAGCGGTCTTCAGCCCGGGCTCGAGCGTCTGGGTGTGGGTGGCGTCGGGGACGGCCCAGTAGGTCACCTTCCACCCCGCGTTCTCCGCGGCGGTGGCGGTCGCCTCGACCTGCGGACGGAAGTGCGTGTCGAGCGCGCCGGCGATGAAGATGCCCGTCATTTTCTCTGGATAGGTGGTGGAGGCCAGGATGTTCTTCGGCCAGGTGGCCTCGAAGGCGGGCAGGCTGCCGCCGTAGTAGGTGTCGCGCGTGTAGTTAGGCCGGTGCTCGCCGGGCTTGTCCGGCCCGGAGATGGAGACGACGTTCGCCCAGACGTCCGGGTGCTTCGCGCCGAGGAAGGCCGCGCACTCGCCGCCGTGCGAGTAGCCCGCGATCGCCCAGTCCGCCCGGTCGCTGCTCGCCGGGAGGTTGCCGCGGATCCAGGCGGGGACGTCCTTCGACAGGTAGGTGTCCAGCTTGCCCGCGCTGGTGTCGCTGCACGGCGGGTTGGCCTTGACGTTGCCGAGCTGGTCCACGACCAGGACGAACGGCGCGTCGTCCAGCCGCTCGGCGCCGAGGCCGTGGAGGGCGTCGAGCGTCGCGCCCAGGGTCGGGTTCCCCGGCTGGCCCATCATCATCTCGACCACGGGACGCGTGCTGGACGGGTCCCGCAGCCAGCCCGGCGGCACGAACAGGTGCGCGTCGCGCGCCGAGAACCCGGAGGCCGTCGGCGGGATGCGGACGGTGAGCTGCGCGCCGTTGGTCAGCGTCTGCTCCGTGACCGGGACGGCCTTGCCCGCGACGGTCGCCGTCGCCAGGGTCGGGGCGACCGTGAGTGCTCCGGCGGCGACGCCGGCCAGCGCGGTGACGGCCGTCAGTGCGATCGAGAGGACCCGGAGGCCGCCCGCCGACTGCAGCGCGTCGCCGAGCGCCAGGGGGATCGCGAGGGAGGCCAGCGCGATCGCGAACCAGCCGATCCCGCCCAGGTCGGGCCGCGGCGCGAAGAGGCACCAGGCCAGGATGAAGACCAGTCCGACGACCTGGCCGAGGATCACGATGCGCACCGTCGCCCCGGCGCGGAACCGCCATCCGCGCGCGGCGAAGCGCACCGCCGGATAGGCGGCGAGCAGCCCGAGAGCGAGCGTCAGCCAGGCGAGAGTCCCCACGGGATCCAGCCTAAGTGCCCGATCCGGCCGTTCCGACCGGTGAGCGCCCCTTAACCGGGGGCCGCTCGAGCAGGGGGTGAGGCCGACTTCAGCGGGTCGGCGCCGCCGACGACTCCCGCGCCTCCAGGCGGATCGGCGGGGCCTCGAGCAGCTCGACGCGCTCACCCGCTCGCATGCGGGCGAAGGCGTCCAGGAGGGTGCCGGCGAGCGCGTCCGCGTCGAAGGTGACCGTGCTCAGCCGGGGAAGGAAGTCGGCCGCGCCCGGGTGGTCGTCGGCGCCGACGACGGACAGGTCCGCCGGCGCGCGGAGGCCGGCGTCGGCGAGGGCGCGGATCGCCGCCATGGCGAGGCCGTCGTCGGAGGCCGCGATGGCGGTGGGGGCGTGCGGGTCGTAGCGGAGGCCGTGCGCCCAGTCGCGCAGCGTGCGCGCGGAGGCCGCAGCGTGGGTGACGTCCAGGCGCACCCCGAGCAGCGTCGCCGTCTCCCGGGCTCCCGCGAGCCGCTCGGCCGCGGCGGGGCCCGGTGTCGCCGGCGCGAGGTAGACGATGTGCTCGTGGCCGAGCGCCGCGAGGTGCTCGACCGCGAGGCCGCCGAACGGCCGCTGCGGGATGACGAGCGACGGCGCGTAGTCGACGGCCGTCGTGCCGTGGACGACGAGGGCGCGCACGCCGGCGAGGCGCAGCACCTCCGTGGCCTCCGCGTCGCAGCGGGCGGCCTCGGCGAGCACGGCCTCCGGGCGGAGCTTGGCCCAGAGCTGGCCGGCCTCGGCGCCGGTCGCCGCGGTGTCGGCGTGCCGGAGGGCGTCGATGCCGTCGTCCACCGTGCGGGCGAGCAGCGCGTCGAGCGCCCGGGCGACCGTTGCGCCGTGGTCGTTCGCCGAGGACGCGACCAGGAGCCCGGCGACGGCCTCGCCACTGGCGAGGGAACGTGCGGCGGTGTTGGGCGTGTAGCCCAGCAGGCGCGCGGCCTCCAGGACGCGGTGCCTGGTGTCGTCGGAGACGCGCGAGTTCGGCTTGTCGTTGAGGACGAACGACACGGTCGCGCGCGAGACGCCCGCCGCGAGCGCGACGTCGGCGCTCGTCGGGGCTTTGACGACCTGGGGCGTGAACATGGTGTGCTCAGTCTAGGTCTCGGCGATGGATTTGCTTACCCGCGTCAGCAAAACCGACCGATGGCTTGTATTCGGGGAGACCGGTGGCGTATGGTTACGCGTGTTAGCACGCAACGTCGCCTGCTCTGAAAGGACAATCCCCCGTGACAACGCCGTCTGATGACTTCCCCGAGGGCCCCCGCCCGGTCCAGCCCACCCTCCCCCCGAACCTCTCCGGCGCGCCCGACAGCGTGGCGCTCGGCTCGACGCTGACCACCGCCGACTCGGCGTTCTCGGCCGCCCCTACCTCCGCGGTGTCCGCCCAGGCCCCGCAGAAGGTCAAGGTGCGCGGCAAGCTGCTGAAGCTGATGCTGTGGATGGCGTTGGCGAACATCGCCGTCTTCGGCATCTGGGGTGCCGTCCCCGGCCTGCTCCTCCCGACGCAGATCACCAACATCGTGGGCAAGGACGCGAGCGTCGGAGCGTTCGGCCTCATCGCGACGATCGGCGCCTTCGCCGCCATGGTCGCGCAACCCATCGCCGGCCTGGTCTCGGACCGCACGCGCAGCCGCTTCGGCCGCCGTGCGCCGTGGATGGTCGCCGGGGGTCTGCTCGGCGGGCTCTCGCTCATCTTCATGGGCGCGTCGAACGGCATCGTCCAGCTCGGCATCGCCTGGGTCATGGTCCAGGTCTGCTACAACTTCGCCCAGGGCCCGCTGTCCGCGATCCTCCCCGACCGCGTCCCGAGCGGAGCCCGTGGCACCTTCTCGTCGCTGTCCGGCCTCGGCCTCATGGTCGGCGCGCTCGGCGGCAGCATCGCGGGCGCGATGTTCCTCTCGAACATCTCCACCGGCTACCTGGTCTTCGCCGGCTTCGCGTTGATCGTCCTCGTGCTCTTCGTCGTCTTCAACCCGGACCGCTCCAACAAGGCCGAGCCGAAGCCCCCGTTCAGCCTGGGCGCGTTCCTCCGGACGTTCTGGGTCAACCCGGTCAAGCACCCCGACTTCTTCTGGGGCTTCACCGGCCGTCTCCTGCTCTACGCGGGCTACTTCATGGTCACCGGCTACCAGCTCTTCATCCTGCGCGACTACGTCGGGCTCGGCGCGAAGGCCGGCGCGTTCGTCCCGGTGCTCAGCCTGATCAGCATGGCCGGCACGATCATCACCACGCTCATCGGCGGACCGCTCTCCGACAAGCTCGGCCGACGGAAGGTCGTCGTCATCGTCGCCGGCTCCGTCATGGCGGTCTCGATGTTGTTCCCGCTGATCTTCCCGTCCCTCGTCGGCATGATGCTGTTCTCCTTCGTCGCCGGCCTCGGCTTCGGCGCCTTCCAGGCCGTCGACACCGCGCTGATGAGCGAGGTGCTGCCCTCCAAGGACGACTTCGCCAAGGATCTCGGCGTGCTCAACATCGCCGCCACGCTTCCCCAGACGCTCGCTCCCGGCATCGCGAGCATCGTCATCCTCTCGCTCGGCGGCTACGCCGCCCTGTTCCCGATCGGCATCGTGATCGCGCTCCTCGGCGCCTTCGCTGTCCTCCCGATCAAGTCCGTCCGCTAGGAGCACCACCGTCATGACCGACACCACCACCGCCACCGACGTGGCCGACGAGTTCCTCGACGGCCTGCTCGGCTCCCTCACCCTGGAGCAGAAGGTCCGCCTCCTCACCGGCGCGTCCTTCTGGACTCTGCATGACGAGCCGCAGGTCGGCCTGGAGACCATCGTGGTCTCCGATGGCCCGGCCGGCGTGCGCGGCCAGCTCTGGGACGAGCGCGACTCGTCCGCCAGCCTGCCGTCGCCGACCTCCCTCGCCGCGTCGTGGGACGTCGAGCGGGTGCACCGGCTCGGCCAGCTGATCGCGGCGGAGGCGCGCCGCAAGGGCGTCGGCGTCGCGCTCGGCCCGACCGTCAACATCCAGCGCTCGCCGCGCGGCGGCCGCCACTTCGAGGCGTACAGCGAGGACCCGTGGCTCTCCGGAGTCGTCGGCACGGCCTTCGTCAAGGGTGTCCAGTCCTGCGGCGTCGGCGCCACGCCCAAGCACTACGTGGCGAACGACAGCGAGACCGACCGCATGACCGTCGACGTGCAGGTGGACGAGCGGACCTTGCGCGAGGTCTACCTCGCCCCGTTCGAGCGCATGGTCGTGGAGGGCGGCGCCTGGCTGGTGATGTCCTCCTACAACTCGGTCAACGGCGTGACGATGACCGAGAACGACCTCCTGCGCGCGCCGCTGAAGGAGGAGTGGGGCTTCGACGGCGTCGTGGTCTCCGACTGGATGGGCGTGCGCGACACCGTCGCCGCCGGCGGCTCGGCCCAGGACCTGGCGATGCCCGGCCCGGACGGCGTCTGGGGCGACGCGCTGGTGCAGGCCGTGCAGGCCGGCCAGGTCGACGAGGCCGCCATCGACGAGAAGGTGCGCCGCATCCTCCGCCTCGCTGGCCGCCTCGGCGCGCTCGACGGTGTGGAGGCCGCGACGCCGCTCGCCGAGCCCTGGCCGCAGGAGCGCATCGACGCCCTGCTGCGGGAGGCCGCGGCCGACGGCATGGTGCTTGTCCGGAACGAGGGTGTGCTGCCGCTCGACCCCGCCGCGGCCCCGACCGTCGCCGTCGTGGGCGAGCACGCCCGCGTCGCCCGCACCCAGGGCGGCGGCTCGGCGACTGTGTTCCCGGACCACGTCGTCACCCCGTTCGACGGCCTCGTGGAGGCGTACGGCGCCGAGCGCGTCCGCTACGCCGCCGGTGTGAAGTCGTCGGAGTCGGTCCTCCCGATCGACGCGCGCGTGGCCACCGACCCGGTGACCGGCGAGCCGGGCGTGCACGTCCGCTTCCTCGCGGAGGACAGCGCCGTGCTGCTGGACGAGCACCGCGCCTCCGGCAAGCTGGTCTGGCTGGGCGACCCGATCCTCGGCGAGACCGCCGTGGTGGAGGCCACCGCCGAGTTCACCGCACCGGAGGACGGCGAGTACTCGGTCGGCTTCGCGGGCCTCGGCCTGTTCCGCTTCGAGGTGGACGGCGAGCTGAAGAGCGACGGCCTGTTCTTCCCCGAGGGCACCGACCCGTTCATGGCGTTCCTCAACCCGCCGAAGCAGTCGTTCCCCGTCGACCTGAAGGCCGGCCAGAGCGTCTCGCTGCGGCTGGAGCACCGCCCGCAGCAGCAGGCGGGCCTCGCGGCCGTCATGTTCACCTTCGGCTACGAGGAGCCCTTCTCCGACCCCGAGGCCGAGCTGACCCGCGCCGTCGAACTGGCCGCGGCCTCCGACGTCGCCGTGGTCGTCGTCGGCACGACCGAGACCCTGGAGTCGGAGGGCTTCGACCGCACGGGACTCCGCCTCCCGGACGGCCAGGACGAGCTCGTCCGCCGGGTGCTCGCGGTCAACCCGCGCACCGTGGTGGTCGTGAACTCCGGCGGCCCGGTCATCCTGCCGTGGCTGGAGGAGGCCCCGGCCGTGCTGCTCACCTGGTTCCCGGGCCAGGAGACCGGCGGCGCGCTCGCCGACGTGCTCTCCGGCGCCCGCGAGCCCGGCGGCCGCATCCCGACCACCTGGGCGGCGGACGAGGAGGACGTGCCGGTCTGGCAGGTCGAGCCGATCGACGGGAAGCTGTTCTACGACGAGAAGCTGAACGTCGGCTACCGCGAGTGGCTGCGCCGCGCGGCCCTCGGCGGCCCGGCCCCGGCCATCCCGTTCGGTCACGGCCTCGGCTACACCGAGTGGGAGCTCGGCGAGGCGACCCTCGACGGCCACGCGGTCAGTGTCCCGGTCACGAACGTGGGCGACCGCGCGGGCAAGCAGGTCGTGCAGGTATACCTGTCGCGGGTGTCCCCGTCGGAGATCGAGCGCCCGGTGCTCTGGCTGGCCGGCTACGCGCTGATCCGCGCGGAGGCGGGGGAGGCCGCGGTCGCGACGGTCGAACTGGAGCCGCGCTCGCTGCAGTACTGGTCGGTGGACGACCACGCCTGGCGCACCGAGCCCGGCGAGTACGCCGTGCAGGTCGGCACGTCGGTCGCCACGCTCGGGGAGCCTATTCGGTTCACCGTGTGAGTCGGGGGCGGCTGTGCGCCGTCCGAAGCGAGACCCGCCCCCTCGGCCGTGACTTTCCGGCCGAGGGGGCGCACCATTTTCCACTCCTGGAACGGTGTGAACCTTGGGGTGATCATCGAGCCGGCCGCCCGGCCCGCGTCCGTATGACGCACGGGAGTCCCGTGTCCCCTGCTGCCAGCGATTCTCAGGCAGGGCGCGCCTCAGGCCGTCGCCGATGCACGCATGGCCCACGGCCCGATCGCTGCCTTCCCCTCGCCGGCGTCCGGTTGGGTAGAACGACGCGTCTTCGCGTGAGACGGATCACCTCCGTCCGGCCGTGAATTCGCGTTGCCTCGGCTGATGCGGGAGGGGTGCACATGCGGGTGGTTCGAGCGGCGAGCGCTGTGCTGCTGGGGGTTGTCCTGGTCGGCGGCCTGACGGCGTGTTCGGTGATCCGAGACCGCATCGCGCCGCCGGACCCGCCCGTCAAGGAACAGCAGCGAGCGTCCGCGCTCTACTTCCGCGACGAGTACCAACCGAACGTCGAGAAGGTCCGGTTCACCCGGGACGGCAGTCGGCCAGGTTTCGGCGCGTCGTGGTGTGTGAATGCCGTGGCAACGGTAGAGGGCGTGGAGTACGAGGTGATCATCGGCCCAGCCACCGGCCCAGGTTTTGTTGGAGATAACGGCATGCCGCCCGAAGCTCCGTTGACGCCTCCGCCGTACGTCCCGTTGACGGTGGTCTATAGCGACGGAACGTCGGAGGTGATCGAGTGACGAACGCCGTAATTCGGATGAAGAGGGCGCATCGCGCGAGTGGAATGCCCGTGGGAGTAATTCGAGCGGTGAGCACCGTCCTGCTAGCCGCTGCGCTGATGGTTGGGCTGACTGCCTGCTCACTGATAGGAGATCGCCTCATGACACCAGACCCGCCAGTCAAAGAACAGCAGCGAGCATCCGCGCTCTACTTCCGCGACGAGTATCAACCGAACGTCGAGAAGGTCCGATTCACACAGGACGGGGACCGCCCAGGGCTCGGTGCGGCGTGGAGCGTCAACGCGATCGCGACCATCGCTGGCAGTGACTATTACGTCATCATCGGGCCGGGCCGCGGTGTGGGTTGGGTCGGAGGTACCGGTATCCCGCCCGAAGCGCCGACTCCGTCTCCGCACATTCCTCTAACAGTGATCTATAGCGACGGGATGTCGGAGGTGATCGAGTGACGACCGCCGAAGAGCAAATGGGCCTTGCGAATGAGGCGTACGAGGTCGATCCCCTGCGCCGAAACCCGCCATATACGACCGGCGAGAGCATGACCGTCGGTAAGGGCGACCACAAGCAGCAATACCAAGTGATCGACACCCAGAACCACCCCGCCAACGGCTTCCAGGCCATGGCAGTCGCGCCGCTCGTGGACGGTATCCCCGACCTCTCCCACATCGTGATCTCGTACGCGGGCACGAATCCGAACCACCGCGCCGACGTGGTGGAGGACATCGTGACGATCGTCGGTGGGACGCAGGGCCCGCTGAGTCAGGTGGCCGATGCAAAGCAATTCGCAGATCACGTGCGGCAGGCGCATCCCGGCTCGTCCATCTCGACCGCCGGGCACTCGCTGGGCGGGTTCCTCGCCTTGCTGGTGGCTGCCGAGAACGGCTGGGATGGAGCGTCGTTCAACGGGCCGGACCCGTGGGAGTGGCTGTCTCCAGAGGCGAAGAAACAGGTGGAGGCCGACATCCGAGCCGGCCGCGACCGGCTGACCAACTACGTGATCGAGTGGGACCTGATCGGCAACCTCTACGCCCACCGGACCGGGGCAACGGTTTTCGCGACCGACAAGCCGGGCCGCTCCGAATTGGACTATCACAACATCGGGGAGAAGAGCGCGTTCCGGTTCGCTCGGGATGGGTCCGTCGAGGATGCCGGCGCGAAGGGTCGCCGCCTCGAGGACATCCTCGGGAACCTGATGGATTCGTTCCTCCCCGGGGCGTCCGAGGCCGTCTCTCCACTGCTGCAGGGGCTGGCGGGCATCACGCGCAACCCCGCCGCTATGAACTCGCTGGCGAAGAACGCGTCCGGGGCTCTGGTCGCAGTCGCCTCAATCGCGGCCCTCGGTCTCGCGGCGAGCATCGGCGGCACCGCGACGGCGCTGATCGAGATCAAGTCGGCCAACGGACGAATCATCCCGCGGATGGAGGACGCGTTGCTGGCGGCGAAGAACGCCGCCGCGTTCCTGCCGACGATCACCGCCTACGACATCGAGCGCTGCGTGGATCGGCACCGCCTGCACGTCCACCAGAACGTCGACCTGGATGCCGTGCGGACCGTCGATGAGCGGGTGGACCGCCATCTCGTCCGCGTCGGCCAGCTCAGCCAGGGCATCTCCCAGACCGTGCGCAACACCCTGCACCAGGACGCGCAGTGGGCACTCACTTTCGGACTCGGCGGTTAGGAAGGAGACTCAGCATGGATCCCGCCGACTTCGTGCAGGAGCTCTTCGAGGGTGTCAACCGTGAGATACAGACCGGTGTCCACGAGGTCCAGGACTGGATCGAGGCGCAGGTCCATGGCGCGGCGGTCCAGCTCCTGGACAGCCTGATGCCGCCGATCGTCCACGCCGGCAACGCCGCGGTGAAGGTCGGCGAATCCGCGATCGTGCTGCCGGCGAGCACCGGCATCGGGCTCACCCTCGGCAGCGCGGATCTCGGCAACACGGTCCTCGCGGGCGCCGTCGCAGACACGGTGCAGCGCGGTATCGACGAGTTGAAGGCTGAGGGCGACTACGCCCAGGGGGTGAACGGCATCGCATGGTGACCTACCGAACGCTGGCCGAGCTGGAGGACGCGCACGACCAGGAGCGCCGGACCGCACAGCGAAGAATCGAGTCGGCCGACCACTACCTCGACCTCTACCGCTCCAGAATGTTCCAGCTGCGCGAGACCTTCTACACTCTCGGCGCGCGGGAAGGCGTGGCCGACGACCCGGGCTTCCGGAAGGAACTCCAGCGCGTCTCGGACACCGCCGATGAGAACGTCGCGCACGCAGGCCGCAGGATCGGCGAGCTCGAAGAAGAGTATTCCGCCATGCTCCGGGAGCACGACGAGCAACGGGACTGCGTCCTGGCGGAGCGCGGCGACACCGACTGACACCGCTCGGATCGCTCGTCGCGGAGAGCGAGCCTCAGCGAGCCCGGCTGACGCCTCACAATACGCGTTGCTTTGTTCACGACTATGTTCTATGGTTTATTTACTCCTGAACAAAGGCAGGCAATGGCGCTCTCTCCCCTCTCCCGCACCGATGTGAATCGCACGGCGATCCTCGCCCACCTCGGCGCGCACGGCCCGGCTTCGCGAGCCGATCTCGCCCGCAAGCTCGGCGTCTCCCCGGCGCTCGTCACCCAGCTCACGCGCGACCTCCTCGCCGACGGCCTCCTGGAGGAGCTCGACCACGCCAGCTCGGGAGGTGGCCGCCCCGCCCGCATGCTCGGCCTGGTCTCGCGCACCGCGTCCTCCATCGGTGTCAAGGTCGCACCCGATCACATCGCGTTCGTGGAAGTCGGCATCGACGGGGCCGTGCTCCGCTCCGCGACAGAGGACTTCGACGCCGTCTCGCCGTTCGCCGCCTCCGGCCTGGTCGAGCGGCTCCGCGTCTTCATCGCCGCCGGCGACGACACCCGCATCCTCGGCGTCGGCGTCGGCCTCCCCGGGACGGTGCTCGAGCAGGGGGTCGGCGTGGTCGACTCCACCCAGCTGCGCTGGAACCAGGTGCCGCTCGGCGCGACCCTGCGACGGGCACTAGACCTCCCGGTCGTCGTCGAGAACAACGTGAACGCCCTGAGCGTGGCCGAGAAGCTGTTCGGCCAGGGGCGCGACTGCCAGGACTTCCTCGTCGTCACGATCGGAAACGGCGTCGGCGCCGGCGTCGTCGCGGGCGGGACCATCCTCCGCGGCCGCGCGGGCGGCGCCGGCGACATGGGCCACGTGCCCGTGGTCGAGGACGGCCCGCTCTGCCAGTGCGGCAACCACGGCTGCCTGGAGGCCGTCGTCGGCCAGGGCGCGCTCGTGGCCGCGGGCCGGGAGGCCGGAGTCCTCAGCGCGACCGACGGCATCGACGCGTTGCGTTCCGCCGCCGACGCCGGCGACGAGCGCGCCACCCGCATCTTCGCCGACGCCGGCCGGGTCTTCGGGCGGGCGCTCGCCGGGGTCGTCAACGTCCTCGATCCTGAGCTCGTCGTCCTGCTCGGCGAAGGCGTCGAAGCGTGGGCGCACTGGGCGGGGACGTTCGAGCCTGCGCTGCGCGCCTCCCTCGTCCCCGGCAAGCGCGGCGTCGCCGTGGCCGTCGAG is a window from the Leifsonia shinshuensis genome containing:
- the tdh gene encoding L-threonine 3-dehydrogenase translates to MKALFKSEAAPGLALVDVPEPEIGPEDVKIRVLRTGICGTDLHILRWDDWAASAVAAPLVPGHEFYGEVVEVGSLVHDVEVGDRVSGEGHIVCGTCRNCRAGRRQMCIRTQGVGVQRDGAFAEYLVLPATNVWVHHNGIEPEVGALFDPLGNAVHTALAFPVVGEDVLVTGCGPIGLMAIAVARHVGARFIVGTDVSAQRLELATGMGADFTVDVSKHDIREAQRALGMREGFDVGFEMSGAPTALPSMIENMNHGGRIAMLGLPSQQIAIDWGIVVTHMLTLKGIYGREMFETWNAMGAMLQTSKPLHDSIASIVSDRFPARDWEKGFAAAAAAGGGKVILDWTEV
- a CDS encoding glycine C-acetyltransferase; its protein translation is MYGTFRDHLAAQLAEIEEAGLTKRERSIHGPQAALITADGAEVLNFCANNYLGLADHPALRDAAKSALDEWGYGMASVRFICGTQEQHLELERRVSAFLGTEATILFSSCFDANGGVFETLFSAEDAIVSDELNHASIIDGIRLSKAQRFRYKNRDMDDLRAQLTAAKDAGARYTVIVTDGVFSMDGYIAPLREICDLADEFGALVFVDDSHAVGFVGEHGRGTPEFCGVADRVDIYTGTFGKALGGASGGYVSSRQEVVDLLRQRARPYLFSNTLAPSIVAGTLAALDLLEQSDDLRAQLVGNAVLFRELMTEAGFDLLPGQHPIVPVMFGDAALTARIADEMQKHGVYVTAFSFPVVPRGKARIRVQLSAAHTDEEIHRCVDAFTAARDAVAG
- a CDS encoding alpha/beta hydrolase — protein: MGTLAWLTLALGLLAAYPAVRFAARGWRFRAGATVRIVILGQVVGLVFILAWCLFAPRPDLGGIGWFAIALASLAIPLALGDALQSAGGLRVLSIALTAVTALAGVAAGALTVAPTLATATVAGKAVPVTEQTLTNGAQLTVRIPPTASGFSARDAHLFVPPGWLRDPSSTRPVVEMMMGQPGNPTLGATLDALHGLGAERLDDAPFVLVVDQLGNVKANPPCSDTSAGKLDTYLSKDVPAWIRGNLPASSDRADWAIAGYSHGGECAAFLGAKHPDVWANVVSISGPDKPGEHRPNYTRDTYYGGSLPAFEATWPKNILASTTYPEKMTGIFIAGALDTHFRPQVEATATAAENAGWKVTYWAVPDATHTQTLEPGLKTAYNQLIGGWVTSGAVPAQADRFLCSPDQDARACGLTQAAAVAGTVAMADLSVLAVFLGAQLLLFFRRGRRLRVDAV
- a CDS encoding LacI family DNA-binding transcriptional regulator — encoded protein: MFTPQVVKAPTSADVALAAGVSRATVSFVLNDKPNSRVSDDTRHRVLEAARLLGYTPNTAARSLASGEAVAGLLVASSANDHGATVARALDALLARTVDDGIDALRHADTAATGAEAGQLWAKLRPEAVLAEAARCDAEATEVLRLAGVRALVVHGTTAVDYAPSLVIPQRPFGGLAVEHLAALGHEHIVYLAPATPGPAAAERLAGARETATLLGVRLDVTHAAASARTLRDWAHGLRYDPHAPTAIAASDDGLAMAAIRALADAGLRAPADLSVVGADDHPGAADFLPRLSTVTFDADALAGTLLDAFARMRAGERVELLEAPPIRLEARESSAAPTR
- a CDS encoding MFS transporter, which codes for MTTPSDDFPEGPRPVQPTLPPNLSGAPDSVALGSTLTTADSAFSAAPTSAVSAQAPQKVKVRGKLLKLMLWMALANIAVFGIWGAVPGLLLPTQITNIVGKDASVGAFGLIATIGAFAAMVAQPIAGLVSDRTRSRFGRRAPWMVAGGLLGGLSLIFMGASNGIVQLGIAWVMVQVCYNFAQGPLSAILPDRVPSGARGTFSSLSGLGLMVGALGGSIAGAMFLSNISTGYLVFAGFALIVLVLFVVFNPDRSNKAEPKPPFSLGAFLRTFWVNPVKHPDFFWGFTGRLLLYAGYFMVTGYQLFILRDYVGLGAKAGAFVPVLSLISMAGTIITTLIGGPLSDKLGRRKVVVIVAGSVMAVSMLFPLIFPSLVGMMLFSFVAGLGFGAFQAVDTALMSEVLPSKDDFAKDLGVLNIAATLPQTLAPGIASIVILSLGGYAALFPIGIVIALLGAFAVLPIKSVR